The DNA segment CGGTCGTTTTATGGACTATTTGTACGCAAGTTCGATCATGCCCGTAATCGGACGGATGCCAAGAATTGCTGACGATAACGAGGAACCCAACAGCCGCCACGCTAGTCAATTCAGTGATGGCAGCCTCCGTCACGTCACCCCTGTTTCGAGTTACTTCATCCAATGCGACCTCTCATTGCCAGAGTGTCGCGACGATGCGACTGCAACACCAGCGCACGAGTCGCTACAGCAACTTTTCGTGATTGTCACCAGTCCTTATACTCGTGGAGCGGACTTCGTCCCAGTTGCTGACAGCAGCTGCTGCCGGCCAGGCACGATGCTGATTACGAAAGGCCCGAAGGTTATGCGTAGGACTATTGCCTTAATGGTTGACACACCCTACCGTTCGGACCTCGACTCCATGTGGATTGCGAACGACATGCTGCAGTGGCGGCTAGAGCTGTACGAGAATATGGCGAGTGGGAGGGACTCGGATTCACGCCGCCACCTCGATCTTTCGCCTACGTCAACGTTCCCGGTCGAATCGTATAACCACGATCCCGGGCAAGACTACGTGGCATCACGGCCTTACATGATCGCTCTGATTAAGCCGGAAAAGGAAACAGCCGACATTGCCAATCTTCTCTCGCTTTCTCCTCGGACTATTCGCGAGCAATTGCTCTCGGGATGCATGGCCGCCGACCAGGTGATGGCGTCACAGTTTGGGTTACCACCAATGGATGAAGCATGCAGGGCCCGTTTCCCTTTTAAGGTGTTGCGAACCATGGGCCGGAGCGGAGCCCTGCAAAGCGAAGCGGAGGCGGAGCACAAGTAACTGCCGCCTAACATGGGTCTTTGTCAGATCGAGTTTCAGCTAGAACAACTAAGGATGATCGCCTGCCGGGGGCGGCAGGAGTTGCTCTGGGGCGGAAGAGTCGGCGGAGCCGCCGCGCCCTTGTCCCTGGAGTTTAACCATCCAGCGGGCGGCTTCGGGGTTATCCTTGGGGAGACGTCCTTCGTTGTACATGACGGCCAAGTTATGCTGCGCTTCCAGCGAGCCAGCCTCGACGGCGCGCCGGTACCATTCGAAAGCCTGGCTGAGATCGAGGGGAACTCCACGCCCCTTCTCGTAGGCGACGGCAAGATTGTTCATGGCTGAGGCCGACTTCTGCTCCACCGCTTTTTTGGTCCACTTCACGGATTCAGCGTAGTCCTGGTGCAGCCCGACGCCGTGGGCATACATCCAGCCCAGCGTTTCCTCGGCGGCAACCAGTCCCTGCTTGGCGGCTGCCTGATAGAGGTGAGCGGCGGCCGTTTCGTCCTTCTGCACTCCCAGACCGTGAAGCAGCATGAAGGCAAGCGCGGATTGCGCGGGAGCGTAATGCTGGTCGGCAGCGCGGCGGTACCACTGGACGGCTTCGGTGAGATCCTTCTTCAGCTCGCCGCGGCCTTCGGCCCACATCATGCCCAGGTTGGTTTGCGCGGGAGCGAATCCGTCAACCGCGGCGCGCAGGTACCACCTGGCGGCCAGCGCTTCATCGTGAGGTACGCCCTTGCCTGAGAGATAGAGATTGCCCAGGTTTGTCTGCGCCGCCGAAAAGCCCGCGTCGGCTGCCTTCTGATACCAATGGGCGGCTTCGGTGAAGCTCTGCTGCACTCCCTTGCCGGTCTGATAGTAGAGGCCGAGGTTGAACCTGGCGGCCTGGTTGCCGTCATTGGCCTGGCGGATAACCTTGTCGATGTTCGGCGTCTGGGCAAAGCCGACGGGGCAGGCAAAGAAAATTGCTACCAGGAAGAGCACGAACCGGGACGGAGGCGGAGAGTAACGCATAGGACCCTACCCCACAACCGAACATCAAGGACGGGAACCCTGCTCATCCTCAAGCTGGTAAGTTGGCCGCCCCAATGAAGTACGGAATTACGGCACTAATTGAGCTGACAGTAGCGCGGAGGCATACGGGTGTCAAGTAATCGGAAAGTGAAAAATAGTAGTGCAAACCGGGGAAGGATAGCGGGAGATCGGGTGAAGCGAGATGGTGAGAAGGCCGCCCAAGTGATACTCAAGCCGCCTGAGGCGTGGTAGCCAAGACTTGACCTTGCACAGCGTGCTGCAGGTCGATAACTTGGGAGCGTACAGCATCCCGTTCGGAGACCGGCCTTCTGATCTCATCTGGTTTCGCCAGTTCTGATTGAGGAAGGCGGGAGACGCCGGCTCCTTTGAGCTTCAGTGTTACGGTTCGCCTATTGCTTCGATTGAGCAACGAACTGCTGTCCCTGACAACAATCCGTTCGGGAGACACCCGGCCATGAAGCTCACGACGGCCCTACTGCTCTTGTGTCTGACTGCAGTTGACTGCCGTGGCCAGCAGCCCGCGGTTGACCTAACAGCGACGCCCAACCGTCCCACCGTCACCAACACGGCCGAGACCACGCAGTTTGGAGTGCTCGAGATCGAATTCGGCATTAACTCCGCCGCCCGGCAGCAGTCGCTCCAGGGTCTGCTGAAGTTCGGGTTACTACGTGATATGGAATTGGACTGGGCTGGGAATCCCTGGCAGCACGACGCTTCCGTGCATTACGTCGGTGTGGGCGATAACAGCCCTGGAGTTCGCTGGCGCTTCCTGCACCAGGCGAAGCGACAGCCGACACTCACCGTGGAGTACTCCGCCAAGCTCCCCACCGCGGGGCTGGTCGAAGGCTCGGGCGAGGTGGACCACGTGGTTACGCTGCTCGCCAGCAAGGACCTTCTCAAGCGCTTCCATGTCGATGCTAATCTCGGCTACACGTGGCTGGGACGCCCCGGCGGTGGCTTCGACGGTCAGTGTCGGACAAATGGAGCCTTTCCGACCCTGTCCGCAAGGTCGGGTTCAAACCATTACACCTGAGGTGCAGGGACGGCGGACTCCAGTACGCACTCGCGGGGATTCTTATCCAGTCGCAGACCCTCGAATACCGGCGCTCGCATTTTGACCGAGCCGCTCTGGCCCTCATGCGTCCATTCGGTAAATTTGATTTCCGCCACCAACTCGGGGCGAACCCAGTGCGGCTTGCGTCCCAGGTTCTCTACCTTGCCGTGGAAAGGATTTGTGGTGGTCGCGAGAGGCTTGAGGCGCTGCCATGTGTCAGCAAGAGTGGCGGAGTTGAATCCTGATCCGGCATGGCCGACGTGAATCAGCCGTCCCTGATCGTCATAGAGGCCCAGAATGACGGAGCCGAAATACTCGCGGCCGCCGGCAGGATCGGTGTAGCCGCCGACAACGCACTCCTGGCGCTGTGTGATCTTGAGCTTCAGCCATTCGCGAGTGCGCTTCTCGAGGTAACAGGATTGACGCCGCTTGGCGATGATGCCTTCGAGTCCGTGCTCCTTGCATGCTTCGTAGAGCGTGGTACCTGCGCCCACAAAGTACTCGGAAATGCGAATACTGGCCCCGGGAGTGACGAATTCTTTGAGTAGCTGCTTGCGCTGGTCGAGATCCACGCGCATAAGGTTGTAGCCGTCGAGATATAAAAGGTCGAAGGCGTAATAGAGCACGGGAATTCGCGAGTCGGGAGCCGTGCGGTGCCCACCGTGACGCAGCCCGGTTCGCTGCTGCATCAGGCTGAAAGAGGAGCGGCCCTGCTCGTCGAGGGCGACGATCTCGCCGTCGATAATCGCGGTTCGCGCCTTGACGTGTGCCGGCAGATCGCGCAGCTCGGGATAGCCGGCGGTCAGATCGTTCTGATTGCGCGAGACCAGCCGCAGCTTGCCACCGTCGACGTAGGCAAGCGCGCGATAGCCGTCCCATTTGACTTCGAAAAGCCAGTTCTCGTCGTCGAAAGGACGGTCGGTGAGGGTGGCGAGCATGGGAGTGATGGCCTTGGGCATAGGACCTGGCTGGACGCCCTTGATGTAAGCGAGTGGAGAGGAGGGTTCGCTTGCAGTAACTACCCCGCCCAATCCCGCTCCACGCGGATCGACAGCACGAGAGCGGGACTCGACAGGCGCTGGAGCGGGATTCGGGGCAGCCTCAGGAGTTTCGGCGCGCTCTGTGTGGCCCTCCGAATTTGAGTCGCTGGAGCGCGTGTTCGATTTAGCGCTGGATTTTTTGGAACGCGTCTGCCTGGAAGCTGACGTTCGCGTTGTCGTAGCCGATGCCGCTTTGGATGGCGCTTTCTTAGGTGGCGCGACGTTTTTGGTTGCGCTTTCCTCCGCCGCCTGCTGGCGACGTTTTGCCAAGGCTTCCGCCAGCCAGGGAGCTTTGGGCTTGCCGCGCGAGGCAGCGGGACGGCTGCTCTGCCATTCCCGAGCTCCCTCGTCGCCGGCGATTTCGGCCAGAGAGCGCTTGGTCAGAGCGGAATAATCATAATCATTGGCGTCGTAGGGACTCTGCACGTACTGATCGCGATGCTTAATGAGGAGCCACTCGGTGCCCTTGGAACCGGGACGCCGCGACTTGATGTGCACCAGCACGAAGTCGCCGTTCAGCTTCTGTCCATGCAGGCGAAACTTGAAATCGCCTTTCTTCATCATAGCGTCGGCGTCACCGAGCGGTTCAAAGGTGCCCACATCCCAAACCATGACAGTGCCGGCCCCATAATTTCCCGGTGGAATGATGCCTTCGAAATCGAAGTAGGAGACCGGGTGATCTTCGACCTGGGTTGCCAGCCGCTTGTCAGCAGGATCGAGCGACGGGCCCTTGGGCACGGCCCAGGACTTCAGCACGCCATCCATCTCCAGGCGGAAGTCGTAGTGCAGGCGGGTGGCGCGGTGCTTTTGCACCACGAAGCGATGCTGATCGCTGGGCTCGAGTTTGGGCGGAGGTTCAGGCGTGTCTTCAAAACGCCGTTTACGCTTGTATTCTTCGAGGGGCATGGGACATCAGTTAAGCACAGATGGCAGAGATGCGCACAGGGGATCGTCGGTTGTCGATGGCGGCATTGAGGATGGCAGTCGACTTTTCTGTTGTTACTGTCGAGGCTTTCGCCTCGACCTGAACGGACGGGACGTCCGTTCCCACGCGAGCTTCAGGGGCTGCGTGTGTTCAAGGCTCGGCGTTGGCGATCTCTGCCGGATAAGGGAGGGGCTGAGACCACCAAAGCCGAGTCTTGACTCGCTCAAGCGGCGTTTTGAGTTCCAGTCGGCTGTTGTTGCATCTGCTGCATCATCTTTTCTTTCATTTCCTTCATAGAGGGCTCAGCTTTGTGGGTGCCGATCATCCAGGTATAACCATCCGGGTCGATGACTGTGCCGCAGCGGTCGCCCCAGAACATGTCCATCACGGGACCTTTGGCGGCAGCCCCAAGCTTAGTCGCCTTAGCAAAGGCCTTGTCCACATCCTCCATGTAGATGAAGAGGCTCGCCGGCGAACCGCCCATGTTCTTCGCTGACTTTCTTCCCATGGAGGGCATTTCCGGTCCCAGCATTAATGTCGCGCCGCGCAATGTAAGCTCGGCATGAATCGGCTTGCCGTCGGGGCCGTTCATGATGCCGCGCCTGGTAAAACCAAACGCCTTCTGATAAAAGCTCGCAGCCGCCGCCACATCGGAGACTGTAAGCATTGCCGAAACCGCGCCGTAATTCTTCTTGTTGAGGGGGTCGATTTTCTTCTTCGCCATGATGCTCCTTTCGAGGGCACGACATTTTAGCGAAGAGCCATCCGGGGCGCATTCCTGTTTTCGCCCTGGAAATGGCCGAAATTGACCCTTTATCGTGGGTCAGCCGTGCAGCGCGAAAGTGCGCACAGCGAGGATGGTCGAGGCTGCGGCTCGACTCCTACGTCTCTCGAAAGAGGGCGAACGTGGCCACCCCAGGCTGTGGAGCCTATGCCTCGACCTGAACGGACGGGACGTCCGTTCCCACGTGGTTACAATCCGGGTTTTGGGTTAAGACCGGGACAGGCGAGATCGCCTGTCCTACATGGTCTTTGGGAGAGCAGGTCTGGGGGAGGCAACGAGCGTCCGCACGAGGTTGTCGCCGTGCAGCCACCAACCATGAAAGAGGAGATCATTCGGAGCCGAGACTTGCAACGGACGCCAAGTCTGCGCGTCCGCGGGAGGAAGAGGGTTGAAGTCAGTCTCGTTAGTCAGGACGCGCACATCGCGCGTATCCAGGCGAAGGCCTTCGTGCAGGGCTTTTAGCGCGCTTTCTTTCGCGCTCCAGAGCAGAGCCACTATAAGAGGTTGGCTGGCGGCTGGAGCGCGGGCAATCACGGACTGCTCGTCTGTGGTGAAGAAGTCGCGGATGAAAGCATCAGTATGAGGCTCGATAACTTCCAGATCGCAACCCAGATCGGTGCCATGGCGGGCAACCAAACACGCGGCCGTCCCGGCTCGATGGCTGAGTGAGATGGAAACAGGCGCCGGCCGGTTCGCGATGAAAACTTCAGGCGCGCCGGAGGGCGCCGGGCGGATTTCTACTTTTCTTAGGGAATCTGCTTCGTGCGAGAGATTCAGATAGGCGGCAACGGCTTGCTTCGCTGTCCAACGGCCCAAACGCCAGTCGCAGCGTCTCTTGGGAATGCGCAGCCGCTGCAGGTGGGCGGCTTCGCTGGGGCTGAGCCAGTCTTCTTCAGCCGGAACACTTGCTTCCGTTTGCTCGAACCAACAGACGTTCGTAGCGGCGGGTTCGCCGGGATCTGCGATCGGCGCCGATTTAACTTCGTTCAGCATACGCGCCATCACCATCGGCACCTGCGGTTATGCCGCAACAGCTTCCAGGCTCATGGCACGCTGGAGTGCTTGCAATGCCTTGGGATCGACTGCATTGGGAACGCTCGCCGTGCGATATCCGCGCAGGTCGATGTAACAGTTCCCAGCCGTGTCGAGCACCTGCGCATCGAAGCCGCCAGAAATCAGGGTGACGACTGCGAACAGAGGTCCTTGCGCCTGGTCTGGCGAGCGCAGAATGCGGACCTGATCGATGTGCCGCGGCAGGCCCATCCTGCCTTGAACGCCCATCTCCCAAAGTCCGGCTGTCTGGAAGCAGAGTTCGATCAGCCGTGGCGCAGCGACCGCCGGCAACTCGGGCGGGACGTGATTCGTGGGCAGGTTCTTCGCCATGCGTCCAATGATGCGGTTCCCGTCCCACCATGCCCGCTCCACGACCTGATAGGCCGGTCCGTGGAAATAAGCGCGATAGATTGCGTCGGATTCGACCACGGCGCCAGCAGGAGTACCTAATGGAGGCAGACTCATCGCGCCGGGCGCTCGCCTGGTTAGCGTCACGCGTGCGGTGAAGTGTGTGGTGACTTGCGGCTCGGTTTGATTGGGGAGTGTCCGGCTGCCGATCAAACGGCAATCCGCCAGCAGACTGTCTTTCTGTGGGTGAATTAGAGTCTCGAACCGTAGCGTGCGTGGCTCGTTGCGGTAAAACTTGAAGGGAGCAAGGAAGTTCACGTCTTCCAAGGCTTCGATTTGCCAGCCGGGAAGCTGGGCAAGGGCAGCTTCGGCGAAGCCTTCGATGCCCATGACGCCAGGAAGCACTGGCGTACGATCAATCTGATGATCATGCAGGAAAGGCTGAACGGTTGGATTCAGAGTCGTCTCGATGTCGAAGCCACTGTGCAGGCCGGCGGCAGTGATCTTGCCAAGCATCACTCCTGTTCCTGTTGCTGGCCCTGGTCCTGCTCCGGAGATGTGGAGTGATTTCTCGCTTGATGTCTGCGTGGTGGTATCAATTCCACCGCTGGCATCCCATTCATTCATGAGAATGCCAAGACGCTGGCCGATCAGGATCTCGCCGCGGGTTGCACCGGCAGTGAGCTCGCGGCGGATCAGCGGGACACCGGCTTCCGGTGGCAGCATATCGATGCCGGCCATGGCCATGACTTTGGGAATTGAACCGCGCGTCGCCATGCCGATCCCGCCCCATGCCGTCCAGTCGATGACGATGCCACGGGTCTCCGGGCGGGTAGTGCGGAAGCTGGATGTGATCTTGCACAACAGATCGTTGGCGGAGCTGTAATCAGTTTGTCCCGGGTTGCCAAAGCGCCCGGCAATCGAGCTGAACGCGACTGTTGCCTTGAGAGGCATGTCGCCGATGGCGTGCAGCAAGTTGAAGAAGCCGTCGCTCTTCACGTCGAAGACCAAGTCGAATTCGCGCGGGTCCTTATCCGGCATGGGGTGACTGCGCTCCATGCCCGCGGCGTGCAACAGCACATCGATGCGGCCGTGCCGCTGGCGGATCTGGTTGATGATCTTGGCGACGGCGTCGGCATCGGTGAGGTTGACGCTGCAATAATGCGGCGTGCCTCCGGCGGCTCGAACCGCATCGATCGCGCTGCAGGCTGCCTGCGCACGTTCCAGGGCCGCGAGCTCTTTCTCAACCAGCGCAGGCGTGGCACGTTCGCCCCGTGCCTGGATGCGAGCAAAAAGATCACGCTTGAGATTCTCTTTGTCGTTCACAAAGCGCTTGAGATCAGGGTTGTTGGGATCGGGTTCGGGCACCAGATCGAGCAGATAGAAGATGCCGCCCGAAGCTGTCGCAAGGTCAGCGGTGATGGCGGAAACAATACTGCCTGCGGCGCCGGTGATCAGAAAGACTGTGTTTTCATCCAGCGTCATGCCTGGCTGGCCGTCAGCTGCCGGTTGTTCGTGGAGGCCGACGGTCCAGCGCAATCCGTTCTTGCAGCCGATCTCGACTGCGCCAGGATCGCGTAGTGTTTCCTGGATGAGTAGATCGGCAACTTCGGCGGCCTTGGGTTCGGGTTCGAAGTCGACGGCCTTGGCGAGGATGTCGGTCCTCTCGCGCTTATAAGTTTTGGTGAAGCCTACGACTGCTCCGCCCAGCGGCGCAATCGCGCCCGCTTCGTCGTAACCATGCTGACCTCCGAGGCGAGTAGCGGAGACAAGGAAGGTACCTGGTTTGGCGATCTGCTCATAGAGAGTGCGCATGGTCGTGTAGAGCGATTTGAGACGCACATGTACGGCTGCATGCCAGGTAGCAAGATCCATGTCGCTGAGATGACCTTCGTTGTCCAGCGCGGGCAGCCAGTACACTCCGTGCACCGGGCCTGCGGCTGTCCATTCCTTGAGGCGGGCCGCGAGGGTGTCGGCATCGGGAGCGGCGTCGATGCGGAGGACCTCCACGCCGAGCTTCTTGAGCTGTTGGGTGAGGGCGTCGGCTACTCCAGTTTTGTCCGGCATGATGAGGACGCGCCGGCCGGCTTCGAGCGCGACAGCAGTCGGCTTGCAGAGCGTGAGTGCGGGGCGCAGGATCGGAATTGGCACTCGGCGCGGAATGGAATTCGCAGCGTCAAGACTGGCGAGTGGCGGGCGCGGGGCTTTCGCGGCCGTCGGAGATACTGCCACCGGCTTCTGTGCTTTGGCTTCCGGCTTCTCCGATGCGGCCACGGGCACTGCACTGGGCGCTTCTGCCAGTCCAGCTCTGTCATGCGCGAACTTAATCACGCTGGCCAGAGTCGGAAAGTCGCGCAACTTGAGATTTTCATCCCGCGGAATGTTGTAGGCCGCGCGCACGGCGGCAAACATTTCTGCTTGCTTGACGGTGTCGATGCCGAGATCGGCCTCGAGGTCCAGATCGAGATCGAGCATGTCTTTGGGATAGCCGGTTTTTTCGGCCACGATTTCCAGGACTTTCTCTTTAATCGCTTCGTCGGTGATCGCTGGAGCGCTCACCGCGGTTGCGGTCGCTGAGGGTGTGACAACCGGTGGTGTGACTGCGAGTACGGTGGCCGTTTCGGCAGCGGTCGTGGACTGGCTTGTGCTGGCGGACGGCGGGGCACCCTCGATCAGGTCAGGCCGCTTCTCGTAGACGAAGCGGATGACGTGCGCGAGGGTGGGATAGTCGCGAAGCTTGCGGTTCTCGTCGCGCGGGATGCTGTAGATTTCGCGAATGGCGGCAAACATTTCGGCTTGCTTGACGGTATCGATGCCGAGATCGGCCTCGAGATCGAGATCCAGATCGAGCATGTCTTTGGGATAGCCCGTTTTTTCGACTACTAAGGCCAGAATGCGGTCTTTTACAGAGTCGCCGGCGCCTTTCGCCGGAACTGCCAGAGCTGGTGCGGCGCTCTTTCTCTCTTCTACTTGCTTGGGCGCCTCTTGTAGTGGTTGTGGGGCCGCCGGCGATGGCGTTGCGGTAGCGAGGTCCGGACGCTTCTCGAAAACAAAGCGGATGACGTGCGACAGGGTGGGATAGTCACGCAGCTTGCGGTTCTCATCGCGCGGGATGTTGTAGATTTCGCGGATCGCCGCGAACATCTCAGCCTGTTTAACGGTGTCGATGCCGAGATCGGCCTCGAGATCGAGATCCAGATCGAGCATGTCCTTGGGATAGCCGGTCTTTTCGACTACTAAAGCCAGAATGCGTTCCTTCACGGAGTCGCCGCTGGCGTCTTTTGCAGAGATTGCTACGGATGGAGGCGCAGCCGCTTGAGCGGGGACAGGCGCAGCTGCCGGCGCGATGATCTCTTCTACAGGCTGTTGCGCTATGACAGTTGCGGTCGAGGGCGACTGTGCACTTACAAGATCGGGACGCCGTTCATGCA comes from the Terriglobales bacterium genome and includes:
- the ligD gene encoding non-homologous end-joining DNA ligase — translated: MPLEEYKRKRRFEDTPEPPPKLEPSDQHRFVVQKHRATRLHYDFRLEMDGVLKSWAVPKGPSLDPADKRLATQVEDHPVSYFDFEGIIPPGNYGAGTVMVWDVGTFEPLGDADAMMKKGDFKFRLHGQKLNGDFVLVHIKSRRPGSKGTEWLLIKHRDQYVQSPYDANDYDYSALTKRSLAEIAGDEGAREWQSSRPAASRGKPKAPWLAEALAKRRQQAAEESATKNVAPPKKAPSKAASATTTRTSASRQTRSKKSSAKSNTRSSDSNSEGHTERAETPEAAPNPAPAPVESRSRAVDPRGAGLGGVVTASEPSSPLAYIKGVQPGPMPKAITPMLATLTDRPFDDENWLFEVKWDGYRALAYVDGGKLRLVSRNQNDLTAGYPELRDLPAHVKARTAIIDGEIVALDEQGRSSFSLMQQRTGLRHGGHRTAPDSRIPVLYYAFDLLYLDGYNLMRVDLDQRKQLLKEFVTPGASIRISEYFVGAGTTLYEACKEHGLEGIIAKRRQSCYLEKRTREWLKLKITQRQECVVGGYTDPAGGREYFGSVILGLYDDQGRLIHVGHAGSGFNSATLADTWQRLKPLATTTNPFHGKVENLGRKPHWVRPELVAEIKFTEWTHEGQSGSVKMRAPVFEGLRLDKNPRECVLESAVPAPQV
- a CDS encoding tetratricopeptide repeat protein, translated to MRYSPPPSRFVLFLVAIFFACPVGFAQTPNIDKVIRQANDGNQAARFNLGLYYQTGKGVQQSFTEAAHWYQKAADAGFSAAQTNLGNLYLSGKGVPHDEALAARWYLRAAVDGFAPAQTNLGMMWAEGRGELKKDLTEAVQWYRRAADQHYAPAQSALAFMLLHGLGVQKDETAAAHLYQAAAKQGLVAAEETLGWMYAHGVGLHQDYAESVKWTKKAVEQKSASAMNNLAVAYEKGRGVPLDLSQAFEWYRRAVEAGSLEAQHNLAVMYNEGRLPKDNPEAARWMVKLQGQGRGGSADSSAPEQLLPPPAGDHP
- a CDS encoding VOC family protein, with the translated sequence MAKKKIDPLNKKNYGAVSAMLTVSDVAAAASFYQKAFGFTRRGIMNGPDGKPIHAELTLRGATLMLGPEMPSMGRKSAKNMGGSPASLFIYMEDVDKAFAKATKLGAAAKGPVMDMFWGDRCGTVIDPDGYTWMIGTHKAEPSMKEMKEKMMQQMQQQPTGTQNAA
- a CDS encoding 4'-phosphopantetheinyl transferase superfamily protein, which gives rise to MLNEVKSAPIADPGEPAATNVCWFEQTEASVPAEEDWLSPSEAAHLQRLRIPKRRCDWRLGRWTAKQAVAAYLNLSHEADSLRKVEIRPAPSGAPEVFIANRPAPVSISLSHRAGTAACLVARHGTDLGCDLEVIEPHTDAFIRDFFTTDEQSVIARAPAASQPLIVALLWSAKESALKALHEGLRLDTRDVRVLTNETDFNPLPPADAQTWRPLQVSAPNDLLFHGWWLHGDNLVRTLVASPRPALPKTM